The DNA region TCTTCAAGATCTTGTGAATGAACAATTAGAAATAGATAAATCTCAGTTGAGCAGATAGGAGCAGGTTATGAATAAGAAAATCTATTTAGATCATGCAGCAACAACACCAACTAAAAAAGTAGTCGTTGAGGCAATGCTACCATATTTTACAGAGAAATTTGGTAATCCTTCAAGTATTTATGAGTTTTCAGGACAGAATAAGGAAGCGATTGAAGAAGCAAGGGAATTAGTGGCTCATGCCATAGGTGCTAATGAAAGAGAGATATTCTTCACAAGTGGCGGTACTGAATCAGACAACTGGGCGATTTTAGGTATAGCAGAAAACTATAAGTCTAAAGGCAATCATATCATCACAACAACCATTGAACACCATGCAGTCCTTCATACATGTGAGTACCTTGAAAAAAACGGCTATGAAGTGACATATCTTGAAGTAGACAAAGATGGACGTGTTAATCCAAATGATCTAAAAGAGGCTATAAAAGAAACAACCATATTGATATCGATTATGCTTGCTAACAATGAGATTGGCACAGTACAACCTATAGAAGAACTGGGTGCTATAGCTAAAGCGGCAGGTGTTCTTTTCCATACAGATGCAGTACAAGCTGTGGGACATATACCTATTGATGTGAATGCCATGCATATTGATCTTCTAAGTATAAGTGGCCACAAGTTATATGGTCCTAAGGGCATAGGTGCTCTATATGTAAGAAAAGGCATAAAACTAAGATCTTTTATTCATGGTGGCGGGCAAGAAAAAAAACGTCGTGGAGGTACTGAGAATGTACCGGCTATTGTAGGTTTTGGAAAAGCAATCGAATTAGCAATCACATCCATGGAGGCAGAAAGCAAAAGACAGGCAGAGCTTAGAGATTATTTAATCGAACAAGTACTAGAAAGAATACCCCATTGTCGACTTAACGGACATAGAGAATATAGACTTCCTAACAATGCTAACTTTAGCTTTGAATTCATCGAAGGTGAATCCTTGTTGATTATGTTAGATATGAAAGATATTTGTGCATCAAGCGGTTCGGCTTGTACTTCCGGTTCTCTAGATCCATCTCATGTATTATTGGGCATAGGACTACCTCATGAAATAGCCCATGGATCTTTGAGGATTAGTCTTGGGGAACAGAATACAAAAGAAGAAATGGATTATCTTATTGAGTCTTTAATCGTCATTGTAGCTAGGCTAAGGGAAATGTCACCGTTGTACGAAGACTATTTAAAAAAACAAGCAAAAATTGAAAGATAGAGGTGTAATGGTATGTATACTAAAAAAGTAATGGATCATTTTCAAAACCCTAGAAATATGGGTGAAATTGAAGGCGCTTCCGGTGTAGGCACTGTTGGTAATGCAAAGTGTGGCGATATTATGAGAATCTACTTGGATATTGAAGATGAGATCATAAAAGATGTTAAGTTTAAGACATTTGGATGTGGTGCTGCAGTTGCTACCAGTTCTATGGCAACTGAGTTGGTAAAAGGAAAGACAGTTAAAGAAGCCATGGAAGTAACCAATAAGGCAGTAATGGAAGCACTTGATGGTCTTCCAAGAGCAAAAGTGCATTGTTCACTGCTTGCAGAAGAAGCACTTCAAGCAGCACTATGGGATTATGCAAAGAAAAACGGTATTGTTATTGAAGGATTAGTAGAACCTAAGCCTTTTGAAGAGCATGAGGAAGAAGAAGAAGAATTTTAGAGGATAGTTATGAATACTAAAACAGTTGTAGTGGGGATGTCAGGAGGTGTGGATTCATCTGTGGCAGCCTATCTATTAAAAGAAGCAGGTTATAATGTCATTGGTGTTACCATGCAAATATGGCAGAATGAAGAAAGAGACCTTGAAGAAGAAGAAGGTGGTTGCTGTGGCCTCTCGGCAGTAGATGATGCCAGAAGGGTAGCTCAGTCACTCGACATACCTTATTATGTTATGAACTTCAAGGAAGAATTCAACCGTGAAGTTATTGATTATTTTGTAGAATCCTATAAAGAAGGCAAGACACCAAATCCCTGTATTGCTTGTAACCGAAAAGTAAAATGGGAGTCTTTGTTGACGCGCAGTATGAATATTGGCGCTGATTTCATTGCTACTGGACATTATGCTAAAGTGGTTAAGCTGGAAAATGGTAGATATGCTTTAAAACAATCGGTAACCATAAAAAAAGATCAGACCTATGCCTTATATAACCTGACACAGGATCAGCTTAGTAAGACCTTGATGCCCGTTGGTGATTATGATAAGGACACGGTGCGAATTATAGCGGAAAAAATCAATCTAAGAATTGCCAATAAACCTGACAGTCAAGACATATGTTTTGTACCGGATGGTGACTATGGAAAATTCCTTGAAACCTACACTGGAGAAAAACCCATAGAAGGTAACTTTGTAGATGAAAAAGGTAATATTTTAGGGCGTCACAAAGGCATCGTTCATTACACGATAGGTCAAAGGAAGGGGCTTGGTTTGAGCCTTGGAAAACCGGGATTTGTAACGGCAATTAGACCAGAAACTAGGGAAGTGGTTATTGGCGATAATAAGGATACCTTTGCTTTTTCCCTACTAGCCAATCAATTGAATTTTATGCCATTTGAGAAACTGGAAGGCGAAAAGTTTTTCACCGCAAAAATTAGATATAGCCATAAACCTGCTGGTTGTCATGTAAAGATGGTTGATCATGATTTAATGGAAGTAAGATTTGAAGATGCTCAAAGGGCGATTACCCCTGGACAAGCAGTGGTTCTATATGACGGCGAACTTGTTGTAGGTGGGGGAACCATCATTCGTGCTCTAAATGAATAAAAATGTTTAAAATGAATCAATAATGAATCATAAATGAATCAAAAAACACCACCAAATCGTTGATTATATAATCAATGCACTTGAAGGTGTTTTTTTAATTTAGAAATGTCAGAAGACCTAGTTGAAGCCAATTTGTTTTGGTACCCTTTTTTGGAATACGGTGTAGGACTTGAATCCGATGTCCATTAGGTGTTTTTCAACGACATCAAAAGAGGTGGCTACATTCTCGGGACGATGGGCATCTGATCCAATAGTCAGTAATTCTCCACCAAGTTGATGGTATCTTTTTAGAACTTCATAACTTGGATGGGGTTGATCTAATTTGTAAACATAGCCACTTGTATTGACTTCGAGGGCTTTATCTTTACGTATCAAAGTGGTCAAGATTGCATCAAAAACATCAGAAAAATCGGCATATGTATATTTTTTATTAACATCTCTGCGCCAATATCTTATGACATAATCAAGATGTCCTAAAGCATCAAAGTCGTCAAAATGTTGAACATTAAAGAGGGTATCTTCGAAGATGCTGAAATAGCCCTCGTTTCGAGTTAAGCCATCAAAATAAGTCGGCTCATAAGGATCTTTACCTTTTGCTAAATGTGTGGAACTAATGATGAAATCAAAATCATGACTCCGGGCTAACTGACGTAAAGGTTCATGTAAATGCTTTTCTATTCCAAACTCAATGCCTGTTAATAATAGGAAGTCATCGCTTAAAGTAGCTCTGACATCTTCAATGGCTTGGATATATGTGTACACATCTAACTCGCCGGTAATGCCTTCGTAGATAAAATCAATATCATGGTGGTCCGTAAAGGCTAAAGTATTTAGACCCTTTTCTTTTGCAGATTTTATCATATCAGACATGGATGCTTGACTGTCGAATGAAAAATAAGTGTGGTTGTGTAGATCCGAACGTATCATATTATTTCTCCTTTAAGATGATCCAATAGGGTTAAAGGGTCAAAAAAGTTTCACTAAATTCATATACACTATTGCGTTGACGTCTTAACCAAAGATTAAAATAATTCTAACATAGAATTCGTGGTATATAAACAAAAATGAAGGGAATTCATAAATCACTTGTTTTATGCCTAGTATACATGGTAATATAGTCTTGGTTATTTACGAGAACATAATATTTGTTTTACAAAAATATGACATTTATGGTATTGACATATTAATGGTTTTGATTTAGGAGGATATTACGATGGACTGGGTTGGATTTCAAAATGCACTTTTTAATGTATTTGCACTATTTGGCGGATTTGGTATGTTCTTGTACGGTATGCATATTATGGCAGATGGTTTGCAAAAAACAGCCGGAAATAAAATGAAAAACCTACTGGGTGCATTAACCAATAACAGATTTGTTGGTGTTATTGTAGGTGCGCTTGTAACAGCTATTGTGCAAAGTAGTTCAGCCAGTACAGTTATGGTAATCGGATTTGTAAATGCCGGTCTGATGAACTTGGTTCAAGCGACAGGTGTTATTATGGGTGCCAATATCGGTACAACGATTACATCTTGGATTGTATCAAGTGGGGAATGGATGGTATTTTTTAAGCCTGAGAAGATAGCACCCCTCATCATGGGAATCGGTGCAAGTATACTTTTTTTCTCAAAGGATAAAAAAAAGCAACAGATTGGTGAGATTCTTGTTGGTTTCTCTTTGATTTTTATTGGTTTAGAGCTCATGAAGTCAGGTATAACACCCTATAAAGATTCACAAGTTTTTAAAGACGCCTTTATTGTACTTGGTAAAAATCCAATTCTAGCAGTTTTTGCTGGTGCGGTGGTAACAGCTATCATACAGAGCAGTTCTGCATCTGTTGGTATTCTTCAAACTTTAGCAGCAACAGGTATCATACCCTTTAGTGCGGCCTTATATATTGTGCTCGGTCAAAACATAGGAACAACTGTCACAGCCATGTTGTCGAGCATCGGTGCAAGTAAAACAGCCAAAAGAGCAGCTTATGTCCATTTATTATTTAATGTTTTTGGAACGGTGTTGTTTACGGTAGGTACCTTCGTATACTTTGAGTTTTTTGATATGAATCATGGCCATGCGATTATAACAATGACACAGATTTCCATATTCCATACATTCTTTAATGTAACTAATACGGCTTTATTGCTACCTTTTGCAAATCAGCTTGCAGCACTCGCTGAAAAGATTGTACCGGGGGTAGATCGACAAGTTGAGGGTGAAGAGGAACTTACCCTAAGACACTTGGATGATAGAATCTTGGAAACACCTACTTTTGCAGTGGAAAATGCAATAAAAGAAGTAGCTCGTATGGGAGAATTGGCCGTTGAGAATACACGGTTAGCTGTTGAAGCTTTAATTGAGAAGGATAACAAGAAAATAGCTGAGGTCATCAGTAATGAAAAGAAAATTAATAAACTTGAAAAGCTAATAACAGACTATTTAATAAAAATCAGCAACTCTGTTTTGAATGAACATCAAAATCTTGTTATAACCAATCTTTTCCATTCGGTCAATGACATCGAACGTGTTGGTGACCATGCTGAAAACATTGCAGAGCTAGCCAAGTACTATGTTGATAATGAACTCAAATTTTCAGAGGAAGCAGAGGAAGAATTCAAGGTTATTTCCAAGCTGGCGCTGGATACCATACGACTAGCAGTTGAGGCTAGAAGAGATGATAATGCCGATTTAGTCAAAAAAGTTGAATCAAATGAAGAAGAAATGGATGTTATGGAAGAGCATTTAAGAGGACAGCACATAAAGAGACTGGGTAAAAATCTATGTGATTCTTCAACAGGCGTTGTCTTTTTGGACTCCATCAGTAATCTTGAAAGAATTACAGACCATGCATTGAATTTGGCTTATTATGTTAAGGATGAGATTATATAGGGTTCTAGGTCTTATGATAATACTTATAACAAATTCACCTAATTGGAATAGGAAGTGAGCAAATGAAAATAGCTTTTTTCGATACAAAGCCTTACGACCGTCAATCCTTTGATCAATATATTGATCAATATGACATGAAGATTAAATACTTTGAATCAAAATTAAATGAAGATACAGTGGCTTTGGCAGCGCATTCAGATGTTGCGTGTGCATTTGTAAATGACACATTAAATGAATCGGTTGTTAATGCATTAGTGGATATGGGTATAAAATTATTAGCGCTGCGATGCGCAGGTTATAACCATGTCGATTTTAAAGCAGCATACAATAGACTACATGTTGTAAGAGTTCCGGCATATTCACCTTATGCAGTAGCAGAACATGCAATTGCACTGATGTTCTCTTTGAACAGAAAAACCCATAGAGCATATGTTCGAACACGAGATAATAACTTTAACATAAACGGCTTAACCGGGTTTGATTTTCATGGTAAAACCGTTGGTGTTATTGGAACAGGAAAGATAGGACGCATATTTATAGATATTTGTAAGGGACTGGGTATGAAGGTAATTGCCTATGATATGTATCCATCAGAGATTGAAGGTGTTGAGTTTGTCGAACTTGCAAGTCTT from Petrocella atlantisensis includes:
- a CDS encoding histidinol-phosphatase HisJ family protein, which produces MIRSDLHNHTYFSFDSQASMSDMIKSAKEKGLNTLAFTDHHDIDFIYEGITGELDVYTYIQAIEDVRATLSDDFLLLTGIEFGIEKHLHEPLRQLARSHDFDFIISSTHLAKGKDPYEPTYFDGLTRNEGYFSIFEDTLFNVQHFDDFDALGHLDYVIRYWRRDVNKKYTYADFSDVFDAILTTLIRKDKALEVNTSGYVYKLDQPHPSYEVLKRYHQLGGELLTIGSDAHRPENVATSFDVVEKHLMDIGFKSYTVFQKRVPKQIGFN
- the nifS gene encoding cysteine desulfurase NifS encodes the protein MNKKIYLDHAATTPTKKVVVEAMLPYFTEKFGNPSSIYEFSGQNKEAIEEARELVAHAIGANEREIFFTSGGTESDNWAILGIAENYKSKGNHIITTTIEHHAVLHTCEYLEKNGYEVTYLEVDKDGRVNPNDLKEAIKETTILISIMLANNEIGTVQPIEELGAIAKAAGVLFHTDAVQAVGHIPIDVNAMHIDLLSISGHKLYGPKGIGALYVRKGIKLRSFIHGGGQEKKRRGGTENVPAIVGFGKAIELAITSMEAESKRQAELRDYLIEQVLERIPHCRLNGHREYRLPNNANFSFEFIEGESLLIMLDMKDICASSGSACTSGSLDPSHVLLGIGLPHEIAHGSLRISLGEQNTKEEMDYLIESLIVIVARLREMSPLYEDYLKKQAKIER
- the mnmA gene encoding tRNA 2-thiouridine(34) synthase MnmA, with the protein product MNTKTVVVGMSGGVDSSVAAYLLKEAGYNVIGVTMQIWQNEERDLEEEEGGCCGLSAVDDARRVAQSLDIPYYVMNFKEEFNREVIDYFVESYKEGKTPNPCIACNRKVKWESLLTRSMNIGADFIATGHYAKVVKLENGRYALKQSVTIKKDQTYALYNLTQDQLSKTLMPVGDYDKDTVRIIAEKINLRIANKPDSQDICFVPDGDYGKFLETYTGEKPIEGNFVDEKGNILGRHKGIVHYTIGQRKGLGLSLGKPGFVTAIRPETREVVIGDNKDTFAFSLLANQLNFMPFEKLEGEKFFTAKIRYSHKPAGCHVKMVDHDLMEVRFEDAQRAITPGQAVVLYDGELVVGGGTIIRALNE
- a CDS encoding 2-hydroxyacid dehydrogenase; translation: MKIAFFDTKPYDRQSFDQYIDQYDMKIKYFESKLNEDTVALAAHSDVACAFVNDTLNESVVNALVDMGIKLLALRCAGYNHVDFKAAYNRLHVVRVPAYSPYAVAEHAIALMFSLNRKTHRAYVRTRDNNFNINGLTGFDFHGKTVGVIGTGKIGRIFIDICKGLGMKVIAYDMYPSEIEGVEFVELASLYQASDIISLHCPLTKETHYMIDDHAIQQMKEGVMLINTSRGALVQTEHLIDGLKSKRIGSAGLDVYEEESEYFFEDFSSESIDDDILARLLSFSNVLVTSHQAFLTREALSNIAETTLENIKAYQEGKLLVNEVCYHCPEGPSKCKKKETGRCW
- a CDS encoding Na/Pi cotransporter family protein; this translates as MDWVGFQNALFNVFALFGGFGMFLYGMHIMADGLQKTAGNKMKNLLGALTNNRFVGVIVGALVTAIVQSSSASTVMVIGFVNAGLMNLVQATGVIMGANIGTTITSWIVSSGEWMVFFKPEKIAPLIMGIGASILFFSKDKKKQQIGEILVGFSLIFIGLELMKSGITPYKDSQVFKDAFIVLGKNPILAVFAGAVVTAIIQSSSASVGILQTLAATGIIPFSAALYIVLGQNIGTTVTAMLSSIGASKTAKRAAYVHLLFNVFGTVLFTVGTFVYFEFFDMNHGHAIITMTQISIFHTFFNVTNTALLLPFANQLAALAEKIVPGVDRQVEGEEELTLRHLDDRILETPTFAVENAIKEVARMGELAVENTRLAVEALIEKDNKKIAEVISNEKKINKLEKLITDYLIKISNSVLNEHQNLVITNLFHSVNDIERVGDHAENIAELAKYYVDNELKFSEEAEEEFKVISKLALDTIRLAVEARRDDNADLVKKVESNEEEMDVMEEHLRGQHIKRLGKNLCDSSTGVVFLDSISNLERITDHALNLAYYVKDEII
- the nifU gene encoding Fe-S cluster assembly scaffold protein NifU; this translates as MYTKKVMDHFQNPRNMGEIEGASGVGTVGNAKCGDIMRIYLDIEDEIIKDVKFKTFGCGAAVATSSMATELVKGKTVKEAMEVTNKAVMEALDGLPRAKVHCSLLAEEALQAALWDYAKKNGIVIEGLVEPKPFEEHEEEEEEF